The nucleotide sequence TCTCACATCATGGGCCGGTACGCCCATCACTGCCCCTGTACCATATTCATAGAGGACATAATTGGCAATTAAAATGGGGACTTGTTCGCCAGTAAAGGGGTTAATTGCTTTCCCGCCGGTTAAGATCCCCTTTTTCGGTTTATCTTCGGCGGTACGTTCTATTTCACTCTCGCTGGTGACTTCTTTAATAAACTTTTCTACCGCTTTCTTATTTTTAGGGGTAGTCACTTTAGGGGTTAAAGGATGTTCAGGCGCTAACACCACATAAGTCACCCCATAAACCGTGTCTGGACGGGTAGTAAAGACAGCGATCTTTTCATCCATTCCCACGACAGGAAATTCTAAATAAGCGCCAATAGATTTTCCGATCCAGTTGGCCTGCATCAGTTTAACTCTTTCGGGCCAACCGGTTAACTTATCCAAGTCATTAAGGAGTTGTTCAGCATAGTCAGTAATTTTCAAGAACCACTGACGCAATAATTTTCGTTCTACTTTAGCACCCGAACGCCAAGACTTTCCTTCAGCGTCGACCTGTTCATTTGCTAATACGGTTTGATCGATGGGGTCCCAGTTTACCGCCGCTTCTTTTTGATAAGCGAGTCCGGCCTGAAAAAACTGTAAAAATAACCATTGAGTCCACTTGTAATAGTCTGGGGAACAAGTAGTAACTTCCCGGTTCCAATCTATGGATAACCCCAATTGTTGGAGTTGTTGCTTCATCTGAGCAATATTTTGATAAGTCCACTTCGCCGGATGAATACCCCTTTCAATAGCGGCGTTTTCTGCCGGTAGTCCAAACGCATCCCAACCCATCGGATGGAGAACCCGGTGCCCTTGCATCCGCTTCAGACGAGCGATAACATCGGTAATTACATAGTTCCGAACGTGCCCCATGTGTAGGTTTCCAGAGGGATAGGGAAACATGGATAAAGCGTAATATTTGGGTTTCGTCTTGTCTTCTGGGGTTTTGTCTATCCCCATCTCTACCCAAGTCTGTTGCCATTTTTTCTCGATCGCTTCTGCGTTGTATTGGGACTCCACAACTATTTCTCCACCTGCGCTTTTTTAACTTATTCCCATCTTAAAACTGATATGGGCATACCTTCATCACAATCCGGTTTTTGTATTATCAATGTAACATATATTTCCTAGGGTGGTCACATCCGACCAATTGTATACCAAGCTTTTAAGGTTAATAGTGCCCACCTTATTTGATTTTTAACGTTTGATTCAGTGGATCAACTTCAACAAGATCGGTGATAATAGATTTGTACTTGTTCAGTAGTTTTGAATTTTCATGCAATTTGAATGGGATGAAGCGAAAAATTTAGAAAATATTCGTAAACATCGAATAGACTTCGCGGATATTCCTGCCATGTTTGATGGTTCAATGCTCACTGAACTTGACGAACGGACTAACTACGGCGAAGATCGGTGGATCAGCATCGGATTTTTACAAAATCTTGTAGTAGTCGTCGTCTGGACGGAAAGACAAAACAATATAATTCGTATTATTTCTGCACGAAAAGCAAACCGATATGAACGTCAACGATTCGAAAAATACCTCACGTACTGATTGGGATGCACTTGAAGCAATGACTGATGAGGAGATTGATTACTCTGATATTGCGCCCTTAACTGATGAATTTTTTGAAAATGCTACATTGACAATACCGGCTAATAAAAGTAGCAATTTAATTGAACTAGACTCTGATGTACTTGCATGGTTTCAAGCGCAAGGAAAAGAATATAAAACTATGATTAACTCAGTTTTGCGACGTTATATACATGAAAGATAAAAATTATTCATAAAAGTAAGTAGCATCAAGCTAGAAAATATGAACAATAACGTAGGGTGGGTTTCATAAGCTACCTTCTTACCAATATGTATTATTAATGTAGCACATTTGAGATTGATGTAGCGGCTAAAAAAGACGTTATTTTGCTATTTTCTGCAATACTCATTAATATGAATTTTAGTAACAAATTATTGTATAAAATAAATTGTTGTGCATATAGTTCAACAAGAATAAAGATTGTACTCCCCTCTCCTTGTAGGAGAGGGGTTGGGGGAGAGGTCATCGAGATCAGGAGTTTTTCTAATGGCTAACCTCAAAGAAATGACAAGATCTGAATTAAAAAAATACCTGTCAGATAACAGAAATGATAATGAAGCATTTAGTCAAGGCATGGGAGAACTATTAAGCCGCAACCGTAACACAAAACGTTATCCTGCCAATATATCCCCTGAAGAAATAGGAAAAATCATTCAAGAAAAAATCCAGCAAAAATAGCTAGGTAAAGTGGACACAAGAGAGGTTAAAACCTGAGCTTAAAATTAACCTACCGTGCCCACTCTAAAAACTCTTTGCGGCTTTGCGCGAAAAACTCTACACAGAAACTTGTATTACCAAACAAACATGAGCCACAACAGACTTAGCCGCTCGCCAACGGAGCAAAGCTCGGCGAATAGCCCCAACAACCTTCTTATCTGGTAAAGAAGATAACGTCTCATCAACAACAAGCCGCCTCACCCGTCCCTCATCGACATCGAATTCAAAAACCACATCCCCAGTCGCTCCCACAAGTAACTGCACAGACTCCAAATGTTGAGTCAATAGAGCAATAGCACTCGCATCAAGTCCAGTCACTTTAACTATCTTAAGCTTGTAAAAATTCGGACTAGAGGGCGACAGGCTCTCAGAACGCTGTAGATAATATTGAATAGGCTCGATGATCTTATCAATCTCATCATTAGAAGGGACTCCAGGAGGCATAGGAGCAGCCGCAGGAGGAGGTACAGA is from Gloeothece verrucosa PCC 7822 and encodes:
- a CDS encoding BrnT family toxin, whose protein sequence is MQFEWDEAKNLENIRKHRIDFADIPAMFDGSMLTELDERTNYGEDRWISIGFLQNLVVVVVWTERQNNIIRIISARKANRYERQRFEKYLTY
- a CDS encoding BrnA antitoxin family protein — encoded protein: MNVNDSKNTSRTDWDALEAMTDEEIDYSDIAPLTDEFFENATLTIPANKSSNLIELDSDVLAWFQAQGKEYKTMINSVLRRYIHER
- a CDS encoding DUF6887 family protein — its product is MANLKEMTRSELKKYLSDNRNDNEAFSQGMGELLSRNRNTKRYPANISPEEIGKIIQEKIQQK